A window of Microcystis aeruginosa FD4 contains these coding sequences:
- a CDS encoding photosystem I assembly protein Ycf4, producing the protein MKAQTTSKDSLILRQEVMGSRRPSNYFWAVIVSIGGLGFLLAGLSSYLKVNLLLVSDTSALQFIPQGVALLFYGTAGTLLATYLWLSLLWNVGGGYNEFNKETGKVKIFRWGYPGKNRRLDLDWPLEDVQAVRAEVREGLNPKRELFLRIKQRRDIPLTRVGDPMSLSELENQGAELARFLEIPLEGL; encoded by the coding sequence ATGAAAGCGCAAACAACAAGTAAAGATAGCCTGATCCTACGGCAAGAAGTAATGGGATCTCGTCGCCCTAGTAACTATTTTTGGGCTGTAATCGTCTCCATTGGCGGTCTAGGGTTTCTCCTCGCTGGTCTTTCCAGTTATTTGAAGGTCAATCTACTTCTCGTTAGCGATACCAGTGCCTTACAATTTATTCCCCAAGGAGTCGCCCTACTCTTTTATGGCACTGCGGGAACCCTTTTAGCCACCTATCTCTGGTTATCTCTCCTCTGGAATGTCGGAGGTGGTTACAACGAGTTTAATAAGGAAACCGGCAAAGTTAAAATCTTTCGTTGGGGCTACCCTGGCAAAAATCGCCGCCTTGATCTCGATTGGCCCCTCGAAGATGTGCAAGCTGTGCGGGCCGAAGTGCGAGAAGGACTCAACCCGAAACGGGAACTATTCCTGCGGATTAAACAGCGTCGTGATATCCCTTTAACTCGCGTCGGCGATCCTATGTCCCTCTCGGAATTGGAAAATCAAGGGGCGGAACTCGCTCGTTTTCTGGAAATTCCTCTAGAGGGATTGTAA
- a CDS encoding tetratricopeptide repeat protein, with product MTETANFTLEQGLERYQQGESAASLLPEFKQLSDRTPKNAAVWSCLAWLYMLTDKPELALKAAQKAVKLDKVSPQNRINLVLAMLETKTAGVREHIELVQQLVSLNKEVRQEVDENIADGLARKPNWKSLERIKAWLNE from the coding sequence ATGACAGAAACCGCCAATTTTACCCTCGAACAAGGTTTAGAACGCTACCAACAGGGAGAAAGCGCCGCCAGTTTATTGCCGGAATTTAAACAATTAAGCGATCGCACTCCGAAAAATGCCGCCGTTTGGTCCTGTTTAGCTTGGTTATATATGCTCACCGATAAACCGGAATTAGCCCTAAAAGCCGCCCAAAAAGCCGTTAAACTGGACAAAGTTTCCCCCCAAAACCGGATCAATTTGGTTTTGGCTATGTTAGAAACCAAAACCGCCGGAGTTAGAGAACATATCGAACTGGTGCAACAATTAGTTAGTTTAAACAAAGAAGTTCGCCAAGAAGTGGATGAAAATATTGCCGATGGTTTAGCTAGAAAACCCAACTGGAAAAGTTTAGAACGCATCAAAGCTTGGTTAAATGAATAA
- a CDS encoding peptidylprolyl isomerase: MMKIRKSGWLSVVCVFLIAATTLFGCSSPEANSTPDNSSIVQTSQPASSGSVNMDNYKPRLDGTAVVEMIIKGKPVTIEIDGNAAPITAGNFVDLVGRGFYNGLTFHRVVKEPQPFVAQGGDPQGRGTGGFVDPETKQTRYVPLEILLKDKKEPIYEQPIGQQATARTPIVALPHKRGAIAMARSQQPNSASSQFYFALSDINFLDGDYAVFGYVTKGMEVIDTIKQGDKIDSAKVVSGAENLKK, from the coding sequence ATGATGAAGATAAGAAAATCTGGCTGGCTGTCTGTAGTTTGTGTTTTTTTAATCGCAGCGACGACACTTTTCGGCTGTTCTTCCCCAGAAGCTAATTCCACCCCCGATAATTCTAGTATCGTCCAAACCTCTCAACCTGCCAGTTCGGGCAGTGTCAACATGGATAATTACAAACCCCGCTTAGATGGAACTGCCGTCGTCGAGATGATCATCAAAGGTAAACCGGTAACGATCGAAATTGATGGTAATGCGGCCCCAATTACTGCCGGTAACTTTGTGGATCTGGTCGGGAGAGGTTTTTATAATGGTTTAACTTTCCATCGCGTGGTTAAGGAACCGCAGCCTTTTGTCGCCCAAGGTGGTGATCCCCAGGGTCGCGGGACTGGTGGTTTTGTCGATCCAGAAACCAAGCAAACCCGTTATGTTCCCCTGGAAATTCTCCTCAAAGACAAAAAAGAGCCGATTTATGAGCAACCAATCGGTCAACAGGCCACGGCGCGCACTCCCATCGTCGCTTTACCCCATAAACGCGGTGCGATTGCGATGGCCCGTTCTCAACAACCTAATTCCGCTTCTTCTCAGTTTTATTTTGCCCTGTCGGATATCAATTTCCTCGATGGTGATTATGCCGTTTTTGGTTATGTAACTAAGGGAATGGAAGTGATTGATACGATCAAACAAGGGGATAAAATTGACTCGGCCAAGGTTGTTTCCGGCGCAGAAAATCTGAAAAAATAG
- the fabG gene encoding 3-oxoacyl-[acyl-carrier-protein] reductase, translated as MQKIMKLLPAECQHLQDKVAIVTGASRGIGKAIALELASQGATVVVNYAKSSSAADAVVEEITAAGGKAIALQADVAKSEEVDNLVDSTKEKFGPIDVLVNNAGITRDTLMLRMKLEDWQAVIDLNLTGVFLCTRAVGKLMLKQKSGRIINITSVSGLMGNPGQSNYSAAKAGVIGLTKTLAKEFASRGITVNAVAPGFIETDMTHDLKADEILKYIPLSRYGKPEEVAGMVRFLAADPAAIYITGQVFNVDGGMVMA; from the coding sequence ATGCAGAAAATTATGAAACTATTACCCGCAGAATGCCAGCATTTACAAGACAAAGTAGCCATAGTAACCGGGGCCTCGCGAGGGATCGGAAAAGCGATCGCCTTGGAATTAGCCAGCCAGGGTGCTACTGTAGTGGTGAACTATGCTAAATCTAGCAGTGCTGCCGATGCCGTTGTCGAAGAAATTACCGCGGCCGGGGGGAAGGCAATAGCTCTACAAGCAGATGTGGCTAAAAGCGAAGAAGTGGATAATTTAGTAGATAGTACCAAAGAAAAATTCGGTCCTATTGATGTCTTGGTTAATAATGCTGGTATTACCCGGGATACCCTGATGTTAAGAATGAAATTAGAAGACTGGCAAGCGGTCATCGATCTCAATTTAACCGGGGTTTTTCTCTGCACTCGCGCCGTCGGTAAATTGATGTTAAAACAGAAAAGCGGCCGCATAATTAACATCACTTCTGTATCTGGTTTGATGGGTAATCCGGGTCAATCTAATTACAGCGCCGCTAAAGCCGGTGTCATCGGTTTAACGAAAACTTTAGCCAAAGAATTTGCCAGTCGAGGCATCACTGTTAATGCCGTGGCCCCCGGCTTTATTGAAACTGATATGACTCATGACCTCAAAGCAGATGAAATTCTCAAATATATCCCCCTCTCCCGTTATGGAAAACCGGAAGAAGTCGCCGGGATGGTGCGTTTTTTAGCCGCCGATCCCGCCGCTATTTATATCACCGGTCAAGTCTTTAACGTCGATGGTGGTATGGTTATGGCTTAA
- a CDS encoding lysophospholipid acyltransferase family protein, translated as MQIFSSFISSTATFAELSLQAAKAPADTLTGWSLEDRDPQVIEKFVPLLDWFYHHYFRVKTDGWENIPPSGQVLFIGSHNGGLAAPDMFMMMYDWFQRFGSDRLIYGLMDARVWRVFPPQAGLAAQIGAIHAHPKMAIAALNSGASVLIYPGGATDVFRPHSLRNKIHFAGNQAFVKLALQYEVPIIPAISHGAHSTLFVLDDIYPQLKELHEKGMPWPFGIDPGTCPIYFGLPWGLAIGPLPNIPLPVPIHTRVCPPIIFERYGKKAARDRRYVRECYEKVCYLMQQQLDQLVAANSP; from the coding sequence ATGCAGATTTTTAGTTCTTTTATCTCATCTACCGCAACTTTTGCCGAATTATCCCTACAAGCGGCCAAGGCCCCTGCTGATACCCTCACCGGTTGGTCATTAGAGGATCGCGATCCGCAAGTGATCGAAAAATTTGTCCCCCTTCTGGATTGGTTTTATCACCATTATTTTCGCGTTAAAACCGATGGTTGGGAAAATATTCCCCCTTCAGGACAGGTATTATTCATCGGCTCCCATAACGGCGGTTTAGCGGCTCCCGATATGTTTATGATGATGTATGATTGGTTCCAACGCTTTGGCAGCGATCGCTTAATCTATGGTTTGATGGATGCGCGAGTCTGGCGAGTTTTTCCACCCCAAGCTGGTCTAGCGGCCCAAATAGGAGCTATTCATGCTCATCCGAAAATGGCGATCGCTGCTTTGAATAGTGGCGCTAGTGTCCTAATTTATCCAGGAGGCGCTACAGATGTTTTCCGTCCCCACAGTTTAAGAAATAAAATTCATTTTGCCGGTAATCAAGCTTTTGTTAAACTAGCTTTACAGTACGAAGTGCCGATTATTCCCGCCATTTCTCACGGCGCTCACTCGACTCTGTTTGTCCTCGACGATATTTATCCTCAATTAAAAGAATTACATGAAAAGGGTATGCCTTGGCCTTTCGGTATTGACCCCGGAACCTGTCCCATCTATTTCGGTTTACCCTGGGGACTAGCTATCGGTCCCTTGCCGAATATTCCCTTACCCGTACCGATACATACGCGGGTTTGTCCCCCAATTATTTTTGAACGTTACGGCAAAAAAGCGGCCCGGGACCGCCGTTATGTACGGGAATGTTATGAGAAAGTCTGTTATTTGATGCAGCAACAACTCGATCAATTAGTGGCAGCCAATTCTCCCTGA
- a CDS encoding peptidase, with the protein MTYCLGIINRFGIVMGADSRTNAGVDYISAYRKLFDFSVSGERVIMVCTSGNLSISQGVIHELKRDLHNQEDKSLHSLTHLYDIAHYIGDKSRQVQARERTWLEKDNIDFQCNFILGGQIKGEEPQLFLIYSQGNHIQATKETPFLQIGETKYGKPILDRTITYDTPLEEMAKCALLSIDSTMKSNISVGPPIYLSMYEANSLSLRHKLQLRLGDPYLAKMRKLWEDYVRQAFEAMPNVEWHYTDEDPKEDIIID; encoded by the coding sequence ATGACTTACTGTTTAGGAATTATCAATCGTTTTGGCATTGTTATGGGGGCGGATTCTCGCACGAATGCGGGAGTCGATTATATCTCGGCCTATCGGAAATTATTTGATTTTTCGGTGTCGGGAGAAAGGGTAATTATGGTCTGTACATCGGGCAATTTATCGATTAGCCAAGGAGTGATTCACGAACTAAAAAGAGATCTGCACAATCAAGAGGATAAAAGTCTTCATTCTCTGACTCATCTCTACGATATCGCCCACTATATCGGTGATAAAAGTCGTCAAGTACAAGCTAGGGAAAGAACTTGGCTAGAAAAAGATAATATTGATTTTCAATGTAACTTTATTCTCGGGGGACAAATTAAAGGAGAAGAACCGCAATTATTCCTGATTTATTCCCAGGGAAATCATATTCAAGCCACCAAAGAAACGCCATTTTTACAGATAGGTGAAACTAAATACGGTAAACCGATTCTTGATCGCACCATTACCTATGATACACCCCTAGAGGAAATGGCCAAATGTGCCTTACTTTCCATCGATTCGACCATGAAATCGAATATTTCCGTCGGACCGCCTATCTATTTGAGTATGTATGAAGCTAATAGCCTAAGCCTACGTCATAAGTTACAATTACGCCTAGGAGACCCCTACCTAGCTAAAATGCGGAAACTCTGGGAGGATTACGTCCGGCAAGCTTTCGAGGCTATGCCCAATGTGGAATGGCATTATACCGATGAAGACCCAAAAGAAGATATCATAATAGATTAA
- a CDS encoding DUF29 domain-containing protein, which yields MAETLYEKDYVAWLQDQAAKLRSPNRNTLDWQTLAEELEEMVDERKYKAESFLIQLLSHLLLYAYWKHPYYLPHWTDEIDNFRLELSLLFRSQVIYNHALERFGYCYQKARRKASRKSGLTLPVDCPWTIEKILDEDWFPG from the coding sequence ATGGCTGAAACGCTATATGAAAAAGACTATGTAGCTTGGCTGCAAGACCAAGCAGCAAAACTGCGATCGCCTAATCGCAATACTTTAGATTGGCAAACTTTAGCCGAGGAGTTAGAGGAAATGGTTGATGAACGCAAATACAAAGCCGAAAGCTTTCTGATTCAACTCCTCAGTCACCTGCTACTTTACGCCTACTGGAAGCATCCTTACTACCTACCCCACTGGACAGACGAGATAGATAATTTCAGATTGGAATTGAGCTTGCTGTTTCGCTCTCAGGTAATCTACAATCATGCCTTAGAACGATTTGGTTATTGTTATCAAAAAGCTCGGCGAAAAGCGAGCCGCAAAAGTGGCTTAACTTTACCAGTTGACTGTCCTTGGACAATTGAGAAAATTCTTGATGAAGATTGGTTCCCTGGTTAA
- a CDS encoding sulfite exporter TauE/SafE family protein, protein MIIVTLMLAGSLAWFFSSLAGGGSPLILLPVLGWFLDAAVIPPVLTTGMLLGNVQRMGMYWRAIDWPSTVWYLPGAIMGSTLGAFVFAHLQFKWLPLVLGIFLVFSSLKQLFPQEENPFFEIKTWYFMPSGFIYAFLSGLVGSTGPMMNLFYINYGLVKEPMVATKSVHMVVVHVAKLIAYAAFGVLHLPFLGYGLLLGLAAWPGNWLGQKVLEKMSPQQFKQAVMLFVSMSGLLMIWRERGIVF, encoded by the coding sequence ATGATCATTGTTACCTTGATGTTGGCAGGTAGTCTAGCTTGGTTTTTTAGTAGCCTTGCTGGTGGGGGCAGCCCCCTGATTCTACTCCCCGTTTTAGGTTGGTTTCTCGATGCTGCCGTCATTCCTCCGGTTTTGACCACGGGGATGCTACTCGGTAACGTCCAACGCATGGGAATGTATTGGCGCGCCATTGACTGGCCCTCGACGGTGTGGTATTTACCTGGGGCAATTATGGGATCTACCCTCGGCGCTTTTGTCTTTGCCCATTTACAATTCAAATGGTTGCCGCTAGTTTTGGGAATTTTTCTGGTTTTCTCCTCGCTTAAACAATTATTTCCCCAAGAAGAAAATCCTTTTTTTGAGATTAAAACTTGGTATTTTATGCCCTCGGGATTTATCTACGCTTTCCTGTCGGGATTAGTCGGTAGTACCGGCCCAATGATGAACCTTTTTTATATCAACTATGGCCTAGTTAAAGAACCAATGGTGGCAACGAAATCCGTTCACATGGTAGTGGTTCATGTGGCCAAATTAATCGCTTACGCGGCCTTTGGAGTTTTACATCTGCCCTTTCTCGGTTACGGTTTATTATTAGGATTAGCGGCCTGGCCAGGTAATTGGTTAGGACAAAAAGTTTTAGAAAAAATGAGTCCCCAACAATTTAAACAAGCAGTGATGTTATTCGTTTCGATGAGTGGCTTATTGATGATCTGGCGAGAACGCGGCATCGTCTTTTAA
- a CDS encoding calcium-binding protein, protein MNPIFSDIFDGNLLDNNTTNGLGSDDLIVLDNGNDTSNGGAGNDLIYGNGGNDTLVGGAGIDTLNGGDGNDVITSDGDGGTYRGDGGNDTLSSGLGNETMDGGTGTDTIDHTIFAGNYVFNMATGLTNFGGESFINFENANMGAGNDSVTGNASANIINGGAGNDTLGGGAGIDTLNGGDGNDVITSDGDGGTYRGDGGNDTLSSGLGNETMDGGTGTDTIDHTIFAGNYVFNMTTGLTNFVGESFINFENANMGAGNDSVTGNASANLINGGVGNDTLEGGLGQDTLTGGTGNDFFRLTEVSLISLPSPNPINPQSRDLITDFSVPADTIILANSLDSTLAGPINPGIKGLSFVGGNVAGNILNAAQFFKGPGLDGRPLGNASGIYVNTTDGNIWYNDFTSAGSYLIANVGAAAAASMTNADFVYGL, encoded by the coding sequence ATGAACCCGATTTTTTCCGATATATTTGACGGCAATCTCTTAGACAATAACACAACTAACGGTCTTGGCTCCGATGATCTTATCGTTCTTGATAACGGTAATGACACTTCTAACGGTGGTGCTGGTAATGATCTAATCTATGGTAATGGGGGCAATGACACCCTAGTGGGAGGCGCGGGGATAGATACCCTCAACGGTGGTGACGGTAATGATGTTATCACCTCCGATGGCGACGGCGGAACCTATCGGGGCGATGGGGGTAACGACACCCTCTCTTCGGGACTTGGCAACGAAACTATGGACGGTGGCACTGGCACCGATACCATCGACCACACTATCTTTGCTGGTAACTACGTGTTCAATATGGCCACTGGGTTAACCAACTTTGGCGGTGAAAGCTTCATCAACTTTGAAAACGCCAATATGGGTGCTGGTAACGACTCGGTGACGGGTAATGCCTCCGCCAACATAATCAACGGCGGCGCTGGCAACGACACCCTAGGGGGAGGCGCAGGGATAGATACCCTCAACGGTGGTGACGGTAATGATGTTATCACCTCCGATGGCGACGGCGGAACCTATCGGGGCGATGGGGGTAACGACACCCTCTCTTCGGGACTTGGCAACGAAACTATGGACGGTGGCACTGGCACCGATACCATCGACCACACTATCTTTGCTGGTAACTACGTGTTCAATATGACCACTGGTTTAACTAACTTTGTCGGTGAAAGCTTCATCAACTTTGAAAACGCCAATATGGGTGCCGGTAACGACTCGGTAACGGGTAATGCCTCCGCCAACCTGATTAACGGCGGCGTTGGTAACGACACCCTCGAAGGTGGTTTGGGTCAGGATACCCTTACCGGTGGCACTGGAAACGATTTCTTCCGGCTCACGGAAGTGTCGTTGATATCACTTCCATCCCCCAACCCAATTAATCCCCAGAGCCGTGATCTGATCACTGATTTCTCCGTACCCGCTGATACAATCATTCTGGCGAACAGTCTTGACAGCACCTTGGCCGGCCCCATTAATCCGGGGATCAAGGGTCTGAGCTTTGTTGGTGGTAATGTGGCCGGAAATATCCTTAACGCTGCCCAGTTCTTCAAGGGACCGGGGTTAGACGGGCGACCATTAGGAAACGCCTCCGGCATCTACGTCAATACTACCGACGGCAACATCTGGTATAACGATTTCACCAGTGCCGGCAGTTACCTAATTGCCAATGTTGGGGCTGCGGCCGCAGCTAGCATGACTAATGCTGACTTCGTTTACGGGCTGTAA
- a CDS encoding ISL3 family transposase yields MMLDKFLNLKGTSIQGYLHLENIGIVCRIESKNQKATCPHCGLESDKLHQNHRHLVKDLPISGQPVYLQVNRRQFKCNNCRKPFSEELDFVAKKRTYTKRLAENILEQLKEGDILNVSRRNDVTEEEIQRMIEDIAEEITETDLSKLKRLGIDEIALVKGQKNYCAVLVNLDTGKLIAILEKRTQEELRETLTGWGKEVLEQIEEVSIDLWLPYKNLVKELMPSAEVVADRFHVMKQINQELDEQRRAEKRAVEAQKNKKQKAEKEAKLEVLKRSKYSLLKNEENLTEPQKLKLEAIKENLPNLKKMHELKEEFRKIYETSENPTEGMLSISEWLAKSSSVFTKSCQTIRNWFGEIISYFEQRTTNGVVEGINNKLKLIKRRGYGFRNFRNFWVRSMLSWHLVC; encoded by the coding sequence ATGATGCTTGACAAATTTTTGAACCTAAAAGGAACGTCTATTCAAGGCTATCTACACCTAGAAAATATCGGTATAGTTTGCCGAATCGAATCGAAAAATCAAAAAGCAACCTGTCCTCATTGTGGGTTAGAGAGCGATAAACTACACCAAAATCATCGACATTTAGTCAAAGATTTACCAATCTCAGGACAACCAGTGTACCTACAAGTTAATCGTCGTCAATTTAAGTGCAATAATTGTCGAAAACCCTTTAGTGAAGAGTTAGATTTTGTCGCCAAGAAACGAACCTATACGAAAAGACTAGCCGAGAATATACTCGAACAATTAAAAGAAGGAGATATTTTAAATGTTAGCCGAAGAAATGACGTAACGGAAGAAGAGATTCAAAGAATGATAGAGGACATAGCTGAAGAAATTACAGAGACAGACCTATCGAAATTAAAAAGACTAGGAATTGACGAAATCGCTCTAGTCAAAGGACAAAAAAATTATTGTGCGGTTTTAGTAAATTTAGATACGGGAAAACTAATAGCTATTCTAGAGAAGCGAACACAAGAAGAATTGAGGGAAACGCTTACGGGATGGGGAAAAGAGGTGTTAGAGCAAATTGAAGAAGTCAGCATAGACCTTTGGTTGCCCTATAAAAATTTGGTGAAAGAATTGATGCCATCGGCCGAGGTAGTCGCCGATAGATTCCATGTCATGAAACAAATTAATCAAGAGTTAGATGAACAGAGAAGAGCAGAAAAAAGAGCCGTAGAAGCGCAGAAAAATAAAAAACAGAAAGCGGAAAAAGAAGCAAAACTAGAAGTTTTAAAGCGAAGTAAATATAGTCTGTTAAAAAATGAAGAAAATTTAACGGAACCCCAAAAACTCAAACTAGAAGCTATCAAAGAAAATTTGCCAAATTTGAAAAAGATGCACGAGTTAAAGGAAGAATTTAGAAAGATTTATGAAACCTCAGAGAATCCGACAGAGGGAATGCTATCCATCTCAGAATGGTTGGCAAAATCCTCCAGTGTTTTTACCAAGAGTTGTCAAACAATCCGAAACTGGTTTGGAGAAATTATTAGTTATTTCGAGCAAAGGACAACGAATGGGGTGGTCGAGGGAATCAATAATAAACTTAAACTAATAAAACGGAGAGGCTATGGCTTTAGAAACTTTCGGAATTTTTGGGTTAGAAGTATGTTATCTTGGCATCTTGTATGTTGA
- a CDS encoding recombinase family protein: MYDVQSYVNGAARASLVCYCRVSSIKQRDDLEGQVSFMRGFYPEAEIIKDIGSGLNFQRKGLRAIRDLRFDHVPFGRTQFAPTLWTKSVTVGAPGTCALRAEGVC; this comes from the coding sequence TTGTACGATGTCCAGTCTTACGTCAATGGTGCAGCTAGAGCTTCCCTTGTTTGCTACTGCCGAGTCAGTTCAATCAAGCAACGAGATGACCTTGAGGGACAAGTCAGCTTTATGCGCGGATTCTATCCAGAGGCAGAAATCATCAAAGACATCGGTAGTGGGCTTAACTTCCAAAGAAAAGGACTTAGAGCCATACGGGACTTGCGCTTTGATCATGTACCTTTTGGGCGAACGCAGTTCGCCCCTACATTGTGGACAAAATCCGTTACTGTCGGGGCGCCTGGAACCTGCGCCCTCCGCGCGGAGGGGGTTTGCTGA
- a CDS encoding M48 family metallopeptidase gives MNKNMELSRQLLLGLKANDFRHPIDLEATNSLKQLPGLDIAVRSLLGSVAEEFFYLNNIAASVLVGEKQLPDLHNLLLEACRILDLEPPQLYIQQNPVPNAYTFAMRGKKPFMVMHTSLIEMLTPAEIQAVMAHELGHLKCEHGVYLTLANIMVLAAGLLPNWGTMLARSLQERMLAWVRCAEFSCDRAALLAVQDPKIVMSVLMKLAGGSPSLAPLLNLEAFIDQAKSYDAVSASEMGEMLKGLQTQQLTHPLPVLRAREIDRWAGSPDYQNLLKGPKMGYNDKANAKGEWRNW, from the coding sequence ATGAATAAGAATATGGAATTATCAAGACAGTTATTACTCGGCTTAAAAGCCAATGATTTTCGGCATCCCATCGACCTAGAGGCCACTAATTCCCTCAAACAATTGCCTGGGTTAGATATAGCCGTGAGAAGTTTGTTAGGTTCCGTCGCTGAAGAATTCTTTTACTTAAATAATATTGCTGCTAGTGTTTTGGTGGGAGAAAAACAATTACCCGACCTGCATAATCTCCTCCTAGAAGCTTGCCGAATCCTCGACTTAGAACCACCTCAATTATACATTCAACAAAACCCCGTTCCTAACGCCTATACCTTCGCCATGCGCGGCAAAAAACCGTTTATGGTGATGCACACTTCCCTAATCGAAATGCTGACTCCCGCAGAAATTCAAGCGGTAATGGCCCACGAATTAGGTCATCTCAAATGTGAACACGGCGTTTATCTGACTTTAGCCAATATTATGGTCCTAGCGGCAGGATTACTGCCCAATTGGGGGACAATGTTAGCACGATCCCTACAGGAGAGAATGTTAGCATGGGTGCGCTGCGCCGAGTTTAGTTGCGATCGAGCGGCATTATTGGCAGTTCAAGACCCAAAAATCGTCATGTCGGTGTTAATGAAGTTAGCCGGAGGTTCCCCCAGTCTCGCACCTTTATTAAATTTAGAGGCTTTTATCGATCAGGCCAAGTCCTACGATGCCGTCAGCGCCTCGGAAATGGGCGAAATGTTAAAGGGTTTGCAAACCCAACAGTTAACCCATCCCCTCCCCGTCCTGCGCGCGCGAGAAATCGATCGTTGGGCCGGTTCCCCCGATTATCAAAATTTGTTAAAAGGGCCAAAAATGGGTTATAATGATAAAGCTAATGCCAAGGGCGAATGGCGAAATTGGTAG